One region of Polynucleobacter paneuropaeus genomic DNA includes:
- a CDS encoding tartrate dehydrogenase, translated as MNSKKIFKNPKIAVIAGDGIGKEVMPEGVRALEVANSKFGIGMQFDHFDFASCDYYQKHGKMMPDNWFETLMQYDAIFFGAVGMPNIIPDHVSLWGSLIQFRRGFDQYVNLRPVRLLPGVPCPLANRKPGDIDFFVVRENTEGEYSSVGGKMFPDTDREFVVQESVFTRYGVDRILKYAYDLAQSRPKKHLTSATKSNGIAITMPYWDERVEAMAKHYADVKTDKYHIDILTAQFVMNPDRFDVVVASNLFGDILSDLGPACTGTIAVAPSGSINPEGKFPSLFEPVHGSAPDIYGKMIANPIGQIWSGSMMLDHLGYPEAGKAIFTAIEKVLAAGPKNSPLTPDLGGTAKTDDLGKAIAAAI; from the coding sequence ATGAACTCAAAAAAGATTTTCAAGAACCCTAAAATTGCAGTGATTGCAGGTGATGGTATTGGTAAAGAAGTGATGCCAGAAGGGGTGCGTGCTCTTGAGGTGGCGAATAGTAAATTTGGTATCGGTATGCAATTCGACCATTTTGATTTTGCTAGCTGTGATTATTACCAAAAGCACGGCAAGATGATGCCTGACAATTGGTTTGAAACCTTGATGCAATACGATGCCATTTTCTTTGGTGCTGTCGGTATGCCAAACATCATTCCTGACCACGTATCGTTGTGGGGAAGTTTGATTCAGTTCCGTAGAGGTTTTGATCAATACGTTAACTTACGTCCTGTGCGTCTTTTACCCGGCGTACCTTGCCCCTTGGCGAATCGTAAGCCAGGTGATATCGATTTCTTCGTTGTACGTGAGAACACAGAAGGTGAGTACTCGAGCGTGGGCGGAAAAATGTTCCCTGATACCGATCGTGAGTTCGTAGTTCAGGAGTCTGTATTTACCCGTTACGGTGTAGATCGTATTTTGAAGTACGCATATGATTTGGCGCAGAGTCGTCCTAAGAAGCACCTCACCTCAGCTACCAAATCTAACGGTATTGCCATTACGATGCCTTATTGGGATGAGCGTGTTGAAGCTATGGCTAAGCACTATGCCGATGTTAAAACTGATAAGTACCACATCGATATTTTGACGGCACAGTTTGTTATGAACCCTGATCGTTTTGATGTGGTGGTTGCAAGTAATCTCTTTGGCGATATCTTGTCCGATCTAGGTCCTGCTTGTACCGGCACGATTGCGGTTGCACCATCGGGCAGTATTAATCCTGAAGGGAAGTTCCCATCTTTGTTTGAGCCTGTTCATGGTTCAGCACCCGATATCTACGGCAAGATGATTGCCAATCCCATTGGACAAATTTGGAGTGGTTCAATGATGCTAGATCACCTCGGATATCCAGAGGCTGGCAAAGCGATCTTTACTGCGATTGAGAAAGTCCTCGCAGCTGGACCCAAGAACTCACCTTTAACACCGGATTTGGGCGGGACAGCTAAGACGGATGATCTTGGTAAGGCAATCGCTGCAGCGATTTAA
- the dnaQ gene encoding DNA polymerase III subunit epsilon has product MRQVILDTETTGLNPATGDRIIEIGCIEMVGRRLTDRTFHHYINPERDIDAGAFAVHGLSREFLSDKPVFGNIVEQLIEFVDGAEIVIHNAAFDLGFLDNEFALLKRPPFRNLASKITDTLLDARQMFPGKRNSLDALCERFSISNEHRTLHGALLDAQLLAEVYLAMTRGQEDLTIDLIDYTVNHDAAGQPKALPTKLKLMAASAEDCKAHEQILADIAKASKKDPVWSA; this is encoded by the coding sequence ATGCGTCAAGTCATTCTCGATACCGAAACAACCGGATTAAATCCTGCTACTGGTGACCGCATTATTGAAATCGGCTGTATTGAGATGGTCGGTCGACGATTAACGGATCGGACCTTTCATCATTACATCAATCCTGAACGCGATATTGATGCAGGTGCTTTTGCTGTTCACGGACTTTCAAGAGAATTTCTATCTGACAAGCCAGTCTTTGGCAATATTGTTGAGCAGCTAATAGAGTTTGTCGATGGTGCTGAGATCGTCATTCATAATGCAGCGTTTGACTTGGGCTTCTTAGATAACGAATTTGCCTTACTTAAGAGACCCCCTTTTAGAAACCTAGCCTCCAAGATTACCGACACCCTACTCGATGCTCGGCAAATGTTTCCAGGTAAACGCAACTCTCTAGATGCTCTCTGCGAACGTTTTTCGATTAGTAATGAGCACCGCACTCTACATGGTGCTTTATTGGATGCGCAATTACTTGCCGAGGTCTATTTGGCAATGACTCGGGGTCAAGAGGACCTCACCATTGATCTGATTGACTATACGGTCAATCACGATGCTGCTGGCCAGCCTAAGGCGCTACCTACCAAGCTCAAGCTAATGGCTGCTAGTGCAGAAGACTGCAAAGCACATGAGCAAATCTTGGCAGACATTGCCAAGGCTAGCAAAAAAGATCCCGTCTGGAGTGCTTAA
- a CDS encoding efflux RND transporter permease subunit, translating into MTLSELCIRRPVMTVLLSVSTVIAGAVAYLHIPVAALPSFNSPVISVSASLPGASPENMAASVALPLEKEFSTIDGITVISSSNFLGTTNITLEFNNDRDIDKAAVDVQAALLRAQKRLPIEMTSPPSYRKINPADTPVLIVRMSSPSMNLSDLNDYAENLLSPNLSTISGVAQVIVYGAKRYAVRIRVHPDALANRNLTMDDVATAVNKANTNSPVGVLDGPRQSITIYANPQLVKPEEFGNLVITQKNGLPIYLRDVAEVSQSYEDVKTWATAGGQRSIAIAVLRQPSANTVEVVNSIKALLPKLQKQMPASIKLQLINDRSLSILDSIHDVNITLALTILLVVLVIFLFLKHISATIIPTISMPISLIGAFFILYFMGYSLDNISLLGITLAVGLVVDDAIVVLENIMRYVEGGMDPLKASLKGSKEVGFTIISISISLVAIFIPLFFMAGPIGLLFREFAVIVTLSILVSAIASLTIVPLMCSRFLPKPGEHPREFAINKKFDRIFEWMLKTYIHYLDMALRNRKRVLWGAISTFVITIVLFIYTPKGFFPEEDIGQIFATTEASEDISFTAMLALQDQAAAIVNNDPNVDSSISVIGGGASSGSNTGRIFIILKPKADRQKMAQVMEGLRAKFRELPGLQVYMRPTQNLQLGGKSSKSRYQFTLQSVGFEGVNEWADKLMQKMKADPIFRDVTSDSQLKGLGIQIEINREKAANAGVTIADIRTALYSSFGERQVSTIYTPVNTYYAILETAAEDRQYETDLNKIYVRGRATDKLVPLSSVASFVRKVGPTAVNHQGQIPAVTLSFNLAPDVFLGDATKKIESYCTEIGLPSSIITSYGGDAAVFKSNQSGQMILLLAALGVIYIILGVLYESYIHPLTILAGLPSAAIGAILSLRLFGFELTVIASIGILLLIGIVKKNAILMIDFALQAQRGQGMTPEKAIREACILRFRPIMMTTFAALMGAIPIAFGLGAGAELRQPLGITVAGGLIFSQFVTLIITPVIYLYLDKYAGNGPMEIPESVLEGT; encoded by the coding sequence ATGACGTTATCCGAATTATGTATTCGGCGTCCCGTAATGACGGTACTGCTCTCAGTATCAACCGTCATCGCCGGTGCTGTTGCCTATCTCCATATTCCTGTTGCTGCGCTTCCTAGCTTTAACTCTCCCGTTATCTCGGTTAGCGCATCACTACCAGGTGCATCACCAGAGAATATGGCAGCCTCGGTTGCCCTGCCCTTAGAAAAAGAGTTCTCAACGATTGATGGTATTACGGTTATTAGCTCAAGCAACTTTCTGGGCACAACCAATATCACTCTCGAATTTAATAACGATCGAGATATTGATAAAGCTGCAGTAGACGTTCAAGCCGCCCTTCTACGGGCCCAAAAACGTTTGCCGATTGAGATGACGTCTCCTCCGTCTTATCGAAAAATTAATCCGGCTGATACTCCCGTTCTGATTGTCCGCATGAGTTCTCCGTCCATGAATCTCTCGGATCTCAACGACTATGCTGAGAACCTTCTGTCCCCTAACCTTTCGACGATTAGCGGTGTTGCCCAAGTGATTGTCTATGGCGCTAAACGCTATGCGGTGCGCATTCGCGTTCACCCTGATGCTTTAGCCAACCGTAATCTCACCATGGATGACGTGGCTACTGCTGTAAACAAAGCCAATACCAATAGTCCAGTGGGCGTCCTCGATGGCCCTCGTCAGTCCATTACCATTTATGCAAACCCACAGCTGGTTAAGCCTGAAGAATTTGGTAATCTCGTTATCACGCAAAAGAATGGCCTGCCAATTTATCTGCGAGATGTTGCTGAAGTAAGTCAAAGTTATGAGGATGTCAAAACCTGGGCGACAGCTGGTGGTCAGCGCTCGATCGCGATTGCCGTCCTTCGGCAACCCAGCGCCAATACAGTTGAGGTTGTTAATTCGATTAAAGCCCTGCTGCCAAAGCTACAAAAGCAGATGCCTGCTTCAATCAAGTTACAGCTGATAAACGATCGCTCGCTGTCAATCCTGGACTCAATTCATGATGTCAATATCACTTTAGCCTTAACGATCTTATTAGTGGTCTTGGTGATTTTCCTGTTCTTGAAGCACATCTCGGCAACCATCATTCCGACCATCAGTATGCCGATCTCCCTGATTGGGGCTTTTTTCATCCTCTATTTCATGGGCTATAGCCTTGATAACATTTCGCTTTTGGGAATCACGCTTGCTGTTGGCTTAGTTGTGGACGATGCCATCGTCGTTCTCGAAAATATCATGCGTTATGTCGAGGGTGGGATGGATCCCCTCAAAGCCTCTCTCAAGGGCAGCAAAGAAGTTGGCTTCACGATTATTTCGATCTCGATTTCTTTGGTTGCAATTTTCATTCCCCTGTTTTTTATGGCAGGTCCAATCGGTTTGCTCTTTCGAGAGTTTGCGGTGATTGTGACGCTGTCGATTCTGGTCTCTGCCATTGCCTCACTTACCATCGTTCCCTTGATGTGTAGTCGCTTCTTGCCAAAGCCTGGTGAGCACCCAAGAGAGTTTGCAATCAATAAAAAGTTTGACCGTATTTTTGAATGGATGCTCAAGACCTATATCCACTATTTGGATATGGCACTGAGAAACCGTAAGCGAGTATTATGGGGCGCCATTTCTACCTTCGTAATCACGATTGTTTTATTCATCTACACCCCTAAGGGCTTCTTCCCAGAGGAAGATATTGGGCAAATTTTTGCTACCACCGAGGCTTCAGAGGACATCTCATTTACTGCGATGCTGGCATTACAAGATCAAGCGGCTGCGATCGTTAACAATGATCCTAACGTCGATAGCTCAATCTCAGTTATCGGTGGAGGTGCTAGCTCAGGCTCTAATACAGGTCGCATCTTTATCATTCTTAAGCCTAAGGCAGATCGCCAAAAGATGGCACAAGTTATGGAAGGCTTACGCGCCAAGTTTAGAGAATTGCCTGGCCTTCAAGTCTATATGCGCCCTACCCAAAATCTTCAGCTGGGAGGCAAGAGCAGTAAGAGTCGCTATCAATTTACTTTGCAAAGTGTTGGCTTTGAGGGTGTAAATGAATGGGCCGACAAGCTCATGCAGAAAATGAAAGCCGATCCAATCTTTAGGGATGTCACTAGTGACTCTCAACTAAAGGGCTTAGGTATTCAAATTGAAATCAATCGAGAAAAGGCTGCCAACGCTGGTGTGACGATTGCCGACATTCGGACGGCACTTTACTCTTCATTTGGCGAGCGTCAGGTGTCGACTATCTATACACCAGTCAATACCTACTACGCTATCTTAGAAACAGCGGCTGAAGACCGTCAATACGAAACCGATCTCAATAAGATTTATGTACGTGGCCGAGCTACTGATAAATTGGTACCCCTGTCCAGCGTAGCTAGCTTTGTTCGTAAAGTAGGCCCCACTGCTGTGAACCACCAGGGACAAATTCCGGCGGTGACCTTGTCATTTAACTTGGCACCGGATGTGTTCTTGGGCGATGCAACTAAGAAAATTGAATCCTATTGCACAGAGATCGGCCTTCCCTCTTCCATCATTACCAGCTATGGTGGTGATGCCGCGGTTTTTAAGAGCAACCAATCTGGGCAAATGATTTTACTTTTGGCGGCACTGGGTGTGATTTACATCATTCTTGGTGTTTTATACGAAAGCTACATCCATCCACTGACTATTCTTGCGGGCTTGCCATCTGCCGCGATTGGAGCGATCTTGTCTTTGCGTCTATTTGGCTTTGAGCTCACCGTGATCGCCTCGATTGGCATCTTGCTCTTGATTGGTATTGTGAAGAAGAATGCGATTTTGATGATCGACTTTGCTCTGCAGGCGCAACGGGGTCAAGGCATGACTCCCGAAAAGGCGATTCGAGAAGCTTGTATCTTGCGCTTCCGCCCCATCATGATGACCACCTTTGCAGCTTTGATGGGCGCTATACCTATTGCTTTTGGTTTAGGTGCAGGCGCTGAGCTTCGTCAGCCATTAGGCATTACGGTTGCAGGGGGCTTAATCTTCTCTCAATTTGTGACCTTGATTATTACGCCCGTAATTTATCTCTACTTGGATAAATATGCAGGAAATGGGCCTATGGAAATTCCAGAATCCGTCTTAGAGGGCACCTAA
- a CDS encoding efflux RND transporter periplasmic adaptor subunit, which translates to MSKIHLILSKLPPKIQPIAQKLLEQLLRLQSKVEEKLRPYWEKYSPQIQQLNYDQIKAFVLKYKWRIVGVLFVLYAGSKIINYFFPGADKVGGPVTVTTVVVQPKEVPLVIEATGTIVSNNIVDIRPMITNTVAKILVKDGQEVKAGDLLFQLDDRNDKANYDKLKALADDAQSQYLRAKELVAKNFISKAGLETSNANAKSAFAAAKAAEVQLSFDYIRSPIDGRAGIVNVFPGSLVQAGNVVSTSTNSTSTSSVGSMVTITQLNPINVQFIIPEKDIPTVLENQLDGDALTVRVTVGDSSKRVYAGKVLVVDNQVDPSIGAVRVKAQIPNDEMTLLPGQFARVFLEASTLKGALQVPSQAIILSPNGKTVYIVDQNDKAVAKPVKVLYEYQGQAVVDGIAAGDRVVVEGKQNLRPGSKIRESKLAIQPVNPS; encoded by the coding sequence GTGTCCAAAATTCATCTAATCCTTAGCAAACTCCCGCCAAAGATTCAGCCAATTGCCCAGAAGCTTCTTGAGCAATTGCTAAGACTTCAGTCCAAGGTCGAGGAAAAACTGCGCCCCTACTGGGAAAAGTATTCCCCCCAAATCCAGCAGCTTAATTACGATCAAATCAAGGCGTTTGTTCTCAAGTACAAATGGCGCATCGTCGGTGTTTTGTTTGTGCTTTACGCCGGCTCTAAGATTATTAATTACTTCTTCCCTGGCGCCGATAAGGTCGGCGGTCCTGTCACGGTTACTACGGTAGTAGTGCAACCCAAAGAAGTTCCACTAGTCATCGAAGCAACCGGCACGATTGTTTCGAATAATATTGTGGATATTCGCCCCATGATCACCAATACGGTTGCCAAAATTCTGGTGAAGGATGGTCAAGAGGTGAAAGCAGGCGATTTATTGTTCCAACTAGATGATCGTAATGACAAAGCCAATTACGACAAACTCAAAGCCTTAGCGGATGATGCCCAGAGCCAGTATTTACGTGCCAAAGAATTGGTTGCTAAAAACTTTATCTCTAAAGCTGGCTTAGAAACTTCCAATGCCAATGCCAAGTCTGCCTTTGCCGCTGCTAAAGCTGCTGAAGTACAACTCTCATTTGATTACATTCGTTCACCGATTGATGGTCGTGCTGGCATTGTGAATGTCTTCCCTGGTTCTCTAGTACAAGCGGGTAACGTCGTATCCACTTCTACTAACTCGACCTCTACTTCGAGTGTTGGTTCCATGGTGACTATTACGCAGCTCAACCCAATCAATGTTCAGTTCATCATTCCAGAAAAAGATATTCCGACCGTGCTGGAGAATCAGCTTGATGGCGACGCTCTCACAGTCAGAGTAACGGTGGGCGATTCCAGCAAGCGCGTCTATGCAGGCAAAGTCTTGGTTGTCGACAATCAAGTAGACCCTTCAATTGGTGCTGTGCGAGTCAAGGCACAGATTCCCAATGACGAAATGACTTTGCTACCTGGTCAGTTTGCACGCGTCTTCTTGGAAGCCAGCACACTCAAAGGGGCTCTGCAAGTTCCTTCTCAGGCCATCATTCTGAGTCCCAATGGCAAAACGGTTTACATCGTAGATCAAAACGATAAAGCGGTTGCTAAGCCTGTCAAGGTTCTCTATGAATATCAAGGTCAAGCAGTGGTGGATGGTATTGCTGCGGGGGATCGGGTTGTCGTTGAAGGCAAACAAAATCTGCGTCCTGGTAGCAAGATTAGAGAATCTAAGCTTGCTATCCAACCAGTCAATCCTAGCTAA
- the rnhA gene encoding ribonuclease HI, protein MSDTQHAHHIVIYTDGACKGNPGPGGWGAVLRSGGHEKHLHGGAKLTTNNRMEISAVIHALRALKQASSVELWTDSQYVQKGVTEWLEGWKKRGWKTASKDPVKNADLWQELDELLPKHKISWHWVRGHTGDPGNELADQLANRGVEEYLP, encoded by the coding sequence ATGTCTGATACCCAACACGCTCACCACATTGTTATTTATACCGATGGCGCTTGTAAAGGCAATCCTGGGCCCGGTGGCTGGGGGGCGGTATTGCGCTCGGGCGGTCATGAGAAACACCTTCATGGTGGTGCAAAACTCACTACCAATAACCGAATGGAAATTAGCGCAGTCATTCATGCCCTCAGAGCCCTCAAGCAAGCGAGTTCCGTTGAACTTTGGACGGACTCTCAGTATGTCCAAAAAGGAGTAACCGAATGGTTAGAGGGTTGGAAAAAACGAGGCTGGAAAACCGCCAGCAAAGATCCTGTTAAAAATGCCGACCTTTGGCAAGAATTGGATGAATTACTCCCCAAGCACAAAATCTCCTGGCATTGGGTCCGCGGCCATACTGGTGACCCAGGGAACGAACTGGCCGACCAGCTCGCTAATCGCGGGGTCGAAGAGTATCTCCCCTAG
- a CDS encoding class I SAM-dependent methyltransferase, with protein sequence MIPTPIPPSQAPAPPWSSWEKWLESPPGKYVLQWEQHCFDQIVADVFGFHAVQIGLPQINTLAENRMPLHALLIGRHDTQANFSSAQWHIIEGENHELPFASESIDLLILPHVLEFAADPHQVLREVERVLRPEGRLIISGFNPASIWGIRQYLSRLIGNPYLPRDGQFISLLRIKDWLQLLNFSLDRGHFGCYKWPLQSKSGMARMDFLELMGNRWWPIFGAVFLISAIKRQAGMRLVGRIQSKMIPAIQQLSPAAERNQLKSK encoded by the coding sequence ATGATACCAACCCCGATCCCCCCTTCCCAAGCCCCCGCACCACCATGGAGTTCATGGGAAAAATGGCTGGAATCGCCCCCTGGAAAGTATGTCCTGCAGTGGGAGCAGCACTGCTTTGATCAAATCGTTGCAGATGTCTTTGGTTTTCATGCTGTGCAAATTGGTTTACCTCAGATCAATACCCTGGCAGAAAATCGCATGCCCTTGCATGCTTTACTCATTGGTCGTCATGACACTCAAGCAAACTTTTCTTCCGCTCAATGGCACATCATTGAGGGAGAAAACCACGAACTCCCTTTTGCAAGCGAGAGTATTGATTTATTAATTCTTCCGCATGTGCTCGAATTCGCTGCAGATCCTCATCAGGTACTCCGTGAAGTAGAACGCGTGCTGCGCCCTGAGGGTCGACTGATTATTTCTGGATTCAATCCGGCCAGTATTTGGGGAATCAGACAGTACCTCAGCCGTTTAATTGGCAACCCCTACCTGCCACGCGATGGACAGTTCATTAGTCTGCTACGGATTAAAGACTGGTTGCAATTACTCAATTTCTCTCTAGACCGTGGTCATTTCGGTTGCTATAAGTGGCCCCTACAAAGTAAATCTGGCATGGCCCGCATGGACTTTTTGGAACTCATGGGTAATCGCTGGTGGCCTATTTTTGGCGCCGTATTTCTGATCTCAGCGATTAAAAGGCAGGCAGGAATGCGCTTGGTTGGCAGAATTCAAAGCAAAATGATTCCAGCGATACAGCAATTGAGTCCAGCGGCTGAACGAAATCAGCTAAAGTCCAAATAG
- the gloB gene encoding hydroxyacylglutathione hydrolase has protein sequence MDKNTLLQVWPIPAFEDNYIWCIHDGHSALVVDPGDAAPVLKYLAEKQLHLTGILITHHHADHTGGVLHLIDAMKPRQIPVYGPASIDISGRTEGLLEGDKLEIDHPRLSLKVMEVPGHTLSHIAYFANMQANVLEPMLFCGDTLFASGCGRLFEGTPTQMSESLAKFAALPKNTLVFCTHEYTLSNIRFALAVEPNNTNLIDWADRAKALRDKGLPTLPTTIGHELQVNPFMRCNQAEVVASAMAISGETNLPSPAHVLAVIRAWKDRF, from the coding sequence ATGGATAAGAATACTTTATTACAGGTTTGGCCCATCCCCGCTTTCGAGGATAACTATATTTGGTGTATCCATGATGGTCACTCAGCATTGGTGGTTGATCCAGGTGATGCTGCGCCCGTCTTAAAGTACTTGGCAGAAAAGCAATTGCACTTAACGGGCATTTTGATTACACATCACCATGCTGATCATACTGGCGGTGTATTGCATTTAATTGACGCTATGAAACCACGCCAAATTCCAGTCTATGGTCCTGCGAGTATTGATATCTCTGGCAGAACTGAAGGACTATTGGAGGGAGATAAGCTAGAGATTGACCATCCACGTTTAAGTCTTAAGGTCATGGAAGTGCCAGGGCATACCTTGAGTCACATTGCTTACTTTGCGAACATGCAGGCTAATGTGCTTGAGCCCATGCTATTTTGTGGCGATACGCTATTTGCATCGGGCTGCGGCAGATTATTTGAGGGTACGCCTACGCAAATGAGTGAGTCACTCGCTAAATTTGCAGCTCTGCCAAAAAATACATTGGTCTTTTGTACCCATGAGTACACCTTATCGAATATCCGTTTTGCTTTGGCAGTAGAGCCTAACAATACCAACCTCATTGATTGGGCTGATAGAGCTAAAGCCTTGCGAGATAAAGGCTTACCTACCTTACCCACGACCATTGGTCATGAATTACAAGTGAATCCCTTTATGCGCTGCAACCAGGCAGAAGTTGTCGCTTCAGCGATGGCGATTTCTGGTGAGACAAACTTGCCAAGTCCCGCTCATGTATTAGCGGTGATACGAGCTTGGAAGGATCGGTTTTGA
- a CDS encoding transglycosylase SLT domain-containing protein codes for MIRWPYAAILMVAVLTGCATGDWSSDTPTKGNTKLSKATRVNLNKQNVSSLGAPSDNLWLRIRDGFQMEPVDSPLIVNQTVWLSARPDYVQRSMKRSSPYLFYIVQEVNARNMPTELALLPFVESAFNPQAKSGAKAMGIWQFMPKTGKDFQLTQNVFRDERRDVLQSTDAALDYLNRLHTQFGSWELALAAYNWGSGNVLRAQKKNLAAGLPTDYWSLAMPLETRAYVPKLMAYRALVLDPDAFGVTLPELENHPYFVAVDVNNDIDVTLAAKLAEMSLDEFKTLNPSFNKPVILSAANQQILLPFGHAEVYQENLKKYNKPLSTWTAVKVAQTQSAEATAQSLGVDLATLREINGIPKGMRIKAGSTVIIPKTNRRPGDISVALAETASLSLEKPPPPPKKSKKKGGRGSGKNPPEGKTASKGNSSSNNAASQHKSASTGLAKSAKKDPIKTSGKQ; via the coding sequence TTGATCCGTTGGCCTTATGCAGCAATCTTGATGGTTGCTGTACTAACAGGTTGCGCCACCGGGGATTGGTCTTCTGATACTCCCACCAAAGGCAATACCAAGCTGTCCAAGGCAACGCGCGTCAATTTAAATAAGCAAAATGTAAGTAGCCTAGGCGCACCTTCAGACAATCTTTGGCTTCGCATTCGGGATGGCTTCCAAATGGAGCCAGTAGATTCACCGCTCATCGTCAATCAAACTGTTTGGTTAAGTGCGCGACCAGATTATGTTCAGCGCTCAATGAAGCGATCTTCGCCTTATTTGTTTTATATCGTTCAGGAAGTCAATGCCCGCAATATGCCGACGGAGTTGGCCTTACTGCCATTTGTAGAGAGTGCTTTTAATCCACAAGCCAAGTCAGGTGCAAAAGCCATGGGCATTTGGCAATTTATGCCCAAGACTGGAAAAGACTTTCAGCTGACGCAAAATGTCTTTCGCGATGAGCGTCGTGATGTTTTGCAATCAACCGATGCAGCACTCGATTACTTAAATCGCCTACATACCCAATTTGGCAGTTGGGAGTTGGCATTGGCAGCTTATAACTGGGGCTCAGGAAATGTGCTGCGAGCGCAGAAGAAAAATCTGGCCGCAGGGTTACCAACTGATTACTGGAGTCTAGCCATGCCTCTAGAGACGCGAGCGTATGTGCCGAAGTTGATGGCTTATCGTGCACTCGTTTTAGATCCAGACGCATTTGGAGTGACTTTGCCCGAATTGGAGAACCATCCATACTTTGTAGCAGTAGATGTGAACAACGATATTGATGTGACCTTGGCCGCTAAGCTTGCAGAAATGTCTCTCGATGAATTTAAGACTCTGAATCCTTCTTTTAATAAGCCGGTTATCTTAAGTGCAGCCAATCAGCAAATCTTGTTACCGTTCGGCCATGCCGAGGTATATCAAGAGAATCTCAAAAAATATAACAAGCCACTGTCAACTTGGACAGCAGTCAAGGTTGCACAAACACAAAGTGCAGAAGCGACTGCGCAAAGTTTAGGAGTGGACTTGGCAACCCTAAGAGAGATCAATGGCATACCCAAGGGCATGCGAATTAAGGCGGGGTCAACGGTGATCATTCCGAAGACGAACCGTCGCCCAGGAGACATCTCTGTAGCTCTTGCCGAGACAGCCAGCTTAAGTCTAGAAAAGCCACCACCACCGCCCAAAAAGAGCAAAAAGAAGGGTGGCAGAGGCTCTGGCAAGAATCCTCCAGAGGGTAAAACTGCCTCTAAGGGTAATTCCTCCTCCAATAATGCTGCATCTCAGCATAAATCCGCATCGACAGGGCTTGCAAAATCTGCGAAAAAAGATCCTATTAAGACCTCTGGCAAGCAATAG